From Pseudomonas alcaligenes, a single genomic window includes:
- a CDS encoding virulence factor BrkB family protein, translating to MRQRLDDLVEFWRFLFQRFLADRAMHSAAALTYTTLFAVVPMMTVTFAMLSAIPVFQGMGEQIQAFIFHNFVPSSGETVQAYLQAFTTQARHLTWAGVVLLAVTAFMMLVTIEKAFNAIWRVRQPRRGVSSFLLYWAILSLGPLLLGVGFAVSTYIASLSLLSGPDALIGAKTLLGFAPLLSSMAAFTLIYATVPNARVPIRHALFGGFFTAVLFEIAKALFGLYVSLFPGYQLIYGAFATVPLFLLWVYLSWLIVLFGAELVCNLSSSRHWRRRALPRLLVLLGVLRVFHERQQRGLAVRHADVQREGWLLPEDEWEEILDFFEREQLACRASGGGWVLCRDLQHYSLHQLLGRSPWPLPLPAQLPEQLDEAWYPALRGALLMLHEEQAALFSGSLAQWLQARD from the coding sequence ATGCGGCAGCGGCTGGATGATCTGGTGGAGTTCTGGCGGTTCCTGTTCCAGCGTTTTCTCGCCGATCGCGCCATGCACAGTGCGGCCGCGCTGACCTACACCACGCTGTTCGCGGTGGTGCCGATGATGACCGTGACCTTCGCCATGCTCTCGGCGATCCCGGTGTTCCAGGGCATGGGCGAGCAGATCCAGGCGTTCATCTTCCACAACTTCGTGCCGTCGTCCGGCGAGACGGTGCAGGCCTATCTGCAGGCCTTCACCACCCAGGCCCGCCACCTGACCTGGGCCGGTGTGGTGCTGCTGGCGGTGACCGCCTTCATGATGCTGGTGACCATCGAGAAGGCGTTCAACGCCATCTGGCGTGTGCGCCAGCCACGCCGTGGGGTGTCCAGCTTCCTGCTGTACTGGGCGATTCTCAGCCTTGGCCCGCTGCTGCTGGGCGTGGGCTTCGCGGTGAGCACCTATATCGCCTCGCTGTCGCTGCTGTCCGGGCCGGATGCGCTGATCGGTGCCAAGACCCTGCTCGGCTTCGCGCCGCTGCTGTCGAGCATGGCGGCCTTCACCCTGATCTATGCAACGGTGCCCAATGCCCGGGTGCCGATTCGCCATGCCCTGTTCGGCGGTTTCTTCACGGCCGTGCTGTTCGAGATCGCCAAGGCGCTGTTCGGTCTCTATGTCAGCCTGTTCCCCGGTTATCAGCTGATCTATGGCGCTTTCGCCACGGTGCCGCTGTTCCTGCTGTGGGTCTATCTGTCCTGGCTGATCGTGCTGTTCGGTGCCGAGCTGGTGTGCAACCTGTCCTCGTCGCGGCACTGGCGGCGCCGTGCCTTGCCGCGCCTGCTGGTGCTGCTGGGCGTGCTGCGGGTGTTCCACGAGCGCCAGCAGCGCGGCCTGGCGGTGCGTCATGCCGATGTGCAGCGCGAGGGCTGGCTGCTGCCGGAGGATGAGTGGGAGGAAATCCTCGACTTCTTCGAGCGCGAGCAGCTGGCCTGCCGGGCCTCGGGGGGCGGCTGGGTGCTGTGTCGCGATCTGCAGCACTACAGCCTGCACCAGTTGCTGGGCCGCAGCCCCTGGCCGCTGCCGTTGCCGGCGCAGCTGCCCGAGCAGCTCGACGAGGCCTGGTACCCGGCCCTGCGCGGGGCTCTGCTGATGCTGCATGAGGAGCAGGCGGCGTTGTTCAGCGGCAGCCTGGCGCAATGGCTGCAGGCGCGGGACTGA
- the arsC gene encoding arsenate reductase (glutaredoxin) (This arsenate reductase requires both glutathione and glutaredoxin to convert arsenate to arsenite, after which the efflux transporter formed by ArsA and ArsB can extrude the arsenite from the cell, providing resistance.), whose translation MTDLTLYHNPRCSKSRGALELLEARGLTPAVVRYLETPPSASELQALLGKLGIGARQLLRTGEDEYKALNLADASLSEAQLIAAMVAHPKLIERPILIAGDKAVIGRPPEKVLELLA comes from the coding sequence ATGACCGATCTGACCCTCTATCACAACCCGCGCTGCTCGAAATCCCGCGGCGCCCTGGAACTGCTCGAAGCCCGCGGCCTGACCCCGGCCGTGGTGCGCTACCTGGAAACCCCGCCCAGCGCCAGCGAACTGCAGGCTCTGCTCGGCAAGCTCGGCATCGGCGCCCGCCAGTTGCTGCGCACTGGCGAGGACGAATACAAGGCGCTCAACCTGGCCGACGCCAGCCTCAGCGAAGCCCAGCTGATTGCCGCCATGGTCGCCCACCCGAAACTGATCGAGCGGCCGATCCTGATCGCCGGCGACAAGGCGGTGATCGGCCGTCCGCCGGAGAAGGTACTGGAGCTGCTGGCATGA